From Wolbachia endosymbiont (group A) of Longitarsus flavicornis, the proteins below share one genomic window:
- the dnaX gene encoding DNA polymerase III subunit gamma/tau — translation MNIALKHRPSSFKDLVGQDILVRVLENAFTLNKIPQSILLSGSSGVGKTTTARIIALCLNCSLGPIFEPCGSCENCLAIKNSSHPDVIEIDAASHTSIDDIKVILGDICYSPISSKFKVYIIDEVHMLSSSAFNALLKTLEEPPSSVKFILATTEIKKIPITIIARCQRFDLHNIPVAKIVERLNDVAQKESYSIEKGALELIARHSGNSMRNALFLMNQAVLYSKDGAISTKNVTDILGLVDKDIIFDLLGAILEGDLQKALSVFDKAIKTANPLSIFEGLLQTIQLVCRFLITKEIDNAVTEYEKNRIKDLSIKRSLIFFSRLWRVLLKGIQDVKASTCNDVAAEMMLISLCYLSDLPSPEQVIKKVLSQNAEQENRQGRPVAPSPSVIQVADYSDPKKYVESKQQPHSVIPVRDTGIHVENKQQNYDFDKILQLLRRSNQIYLYKQLCNNLQLIDCKPGYLKLKAVSKLDSNFCNDLKNYLNQVTQQEWVITVDTGYINREVSNLNYAPAVKDILDTFKGAKVVNIENKE, via the coding sequence ATGAATATAGCATTAAAACATCGTCCTAGTAGCTTTAAAGATCTAGTAGGTCAAGATATATTAGTGCGTGTGTTAGAAAATGCTTTTACTTTAAACAAAATTCCACAATCTATACTGCTCTCTGGTAGTAGTGGAGTTGGTAAAACTACCACTGCAAGGATAATAGCTTTATGTTTGAATTGTTCCCTGGGGCCAATTTTTGAACCTTGCGGATCATGTGAAAATTGTCTAGCAATAAAAAATTCAAGCCATCCAGATGTGATTGAAATCGATGCAGCAAGTCACACTAGCATTGACGATATTAAAGTAATCCTGGGAGATATTTGCTATTCACCTATAAGCTCTAAATTCAAAGTCTACATTATAGATGAAGTACATATGTTATCCAGCAGCGCATTTAACGCATTACTTAAAACCCTAGAAGAGCCACCATCTAGTGTAAAATTCATTTTAGCAACTACGGAAATAAAAAAGATACCAATAACTATTATTGCACGTTGTCAAAGATTTGATTTACACAACATTCCTGTAGCTAAAATAGTGGAACGTTTAAATGATGTTGCACAAAAAGAGAGTTATTCCATTGAAAAGGGAGCATTAGAATTAATTGCACGACATTCTGGAAATTCAATGCGTAACGCCTTGTTTTTGATGAATCAAGCAGTGCTATATAGCAAAGATGGTGCAATATCCACTAAAAATGTGACAGACATACTTGGCCTAGTGGATAAAGATATTATATTCGATCTATTAGGGGCAATATTAGAAGGTGATTTACAGAAAGCTCTATCAGTGTTTGACAAGGCGATAAAAACAGCAAACCCACTTAGTATTTTTGAAGGTCTATTGCAAACAATTCAGTTAGTATGCCGTTTTTTGATTACAAAAGAAATTGATAATGCAGTTACAGAGTATGAAAAGAACAGGATAAAAGATTTAAGTATAAAGAGATCTTTAATATTTTTTTCGAGATTGTGGAGGGTTCTCCTTAAAGGTATTCAAGATGTAAAAGCTTCGACATGCAATGATGTTGCTGCTGAAATGATGCTAATTAGTCTTTGCTATCTCTCTGATCTACCTTCTCCAGAACAGGTGATCAAAAAAGTTCTTTCACAGAATGCAGAGCAAGAAAATAGACAGGGCAGACCTGTTGCACCTTCCCCCTCTGTCATCCAAGTAGCTGACTACTCGGATCCAAAAAAATATGTGGAAAGTAAACAACAACCCCACTCTGTCATCCCAGTGCGTGACACTGGGATCCATGTGGAAAATAAACAACAAAATTACGATTTTGATAAGATTTTGCAACTATTACGGCGGAGTAACCAAATTTATCTTTACAAACAACTGTGTAATAATCTACAATTAATAGATTGTAAACCTGGATATTTAAAATTAAAAGCTGTATCTAAGTTGGATAGTAATTTTTGCAATGATTTAAAAAATTACTTAAACCAGGTGACTCAGCAGGAGTGGGTTATTACAGTTGATACGGGTTATATAAACAGGGAAGTGAGTAATTTAAATTATGCACCTGCAGTTAAGGATATCCTTGACACGTTTAAAGGTGCAAAAGTAGTTAATATAGAAAATAAGGAGTAA
- a CDS encoding RNA polymerase factor sigma-32, producing the protein MLTPMASLCVDSRTNLMQYIARVRKFPMLSQEEEVQLAKNWNQYKDISSAHKLITSHLNLVVKIAMKFKNYGLLLMDLVMEGNMGLMHAVKKFNPDLGFRFSTYAVWWIEASIKDFILKSWSFVKIGTTQAQRRLFFSLRKIKKRILQYTNRETLSNEEIKAISNELSVSEGDVLQMNYRLACKDQSLNDCIKIGDDSKRELQDMIPCNLVSQEVTYQNHEEKELKETILNNALASLNERARDIFISRYLSENTQTLDELSKKYCVSRERIRQLAEQAMAKVKRYIQSESLKFGLHA; encoded by the coding sequence ATGTTGACCCCAATGGCAAGCTTATGTGTTGATAGCAGAACCAATCTCATGCAATATATTGCTAGGGTGCGAAAATTTCCCATGCTGTCTCAAGAGGAAGAAGTACAACTAGCAAAAAATTGGAACCAATACAAGGATATTTCTTCTGCTCATAAATTGATTACCAGCCATTTGAATTTGGTAGTGAAAATTGCAATGAAATTCAAAAATTATGGACTATTGTTGATGGACCTGGTCATGGAAGGGAATATGGGTTTAATGCATGCAGTAAAAAAGTTTAATCCTGATTTAGGGTTTCGTTTTTCAACTTATGCAGTGTGGTGGATTGAAGCTTCAATAAAAGACTTTATATTGAAATCTTGGTCATTTGTGAAGATAGGTACAACGCAAGCACAAAGAAGATTATTTTTTAGTTTACGTAAAATAAAAAAAAGAATTTTACAGTATACAAACAGGGAAACTTTAAGTAATGAAGAAATAAAAGCAATATCTAATGAGCTTTCTGTATCCGAAGGAGACGTTCTGCAGATGAATTACCGTTTGGCTTGTAAGGATCAGTCGCTAAACGATTGCATAAAAATAGGTGATGACTCTAAAAGGGAGTTGCAAGATATGATCCCATGTAACTTGGTCAGTCAAGAAGTAACCTATCAGAATCATGAAGAAAAAGAATTAAAAGAAACAATTTTAAACAATGCACTAGCGAGCCTCAACGAAAGGGCAAGAGACATTTTTATCAGTAGATATTTGTCTGAAAACACTCAAACTCTGGATGAACTTAGTAAAAAGTATTGTGTTTCAAGAGAAAGAATAAGGCAGTTGGCTGAGCAGGCGATGGCTAAGGTAAAACGATATATACAATCTGAAAGTTTGAAATTTGGTTTGCATGCGTAG
- a CDS encoding DUF2671 domain-containing protein: MSYTIASEVETLNKKSNKNEGVMLLNNPAYREKYKERFDEAQRKVMDMVQFYDGTIVLIENKIAMYYYAWHSKKREFERKKQQTVVKNNDSA, translated from the coding sequence ATGTCTTATACTATTGCTAGCGAAGTTGAAACGTTAAACAAAAAATCTAACAAGAATGAAGGGGTTATGTTACTAAATAATCCAGCTTATCGTGAAAAGTATAAAGAACGTTTTGATGAAGCTCAGAGAAAAGTTATGGATATGGTTCAGTTTTATGATGGAACAATAGTATTAATAGAGAATAAAATTGCTATGTATTACTACGCTTGGCACAGTAAAAAAAGAGAATTTGAGCGTAAAAAACAACAAACAGTCGTAAAAAACAATGACTCAGCATAG
- the dnaN gene encoding DNA polymerase III subunit beta — translation MSEVAGVDTEIKKQNSVCEQMHFSVSRTSLLNTLSRVSGVVERRNAIDVLACINIKTQHSSIKLMATDLDISMFASLAATVLTEGEVKISAHTLHDIVKKLPADLDVNFEVNNQGKLLMSCGNANFSLPNVVSSSFPALEEDNYKHDFTLLNTDLIDLLTKTKFAVSLDDTRYNLNGIYLHTDEQFLYCVATDGHRLSCIKRPKPGNINGEFGVIIPRKTVMELLKILDDCNEINVKLSDRKIKFTCGEYILISKLIDGTFPNYKAVIPASQDKHMIIESKKFSDVIDRVSVVVSDKVKSIKFSLQEKLLTLHSNSQECSDATESIEVDYNEAPIEIGFNSRYLLDVLSCIKNKCKFSLADGNSATIITDEDDSSVLYVVMPMRT, via the coding sequence ATGTCAGAGGTTGCAGGTGTAGATACAGAAATCAAAAAGCAAAATTCTGTGTGCGAGCAGATGCATTTCAGCGTGAGCCGCACAAGTCTTTTAAATACATTATCCAGAGTAAGTGGAGTGGTTGAAAGGCGTAATGCAATAGATGTTTTGGCGTGTATAAATATCAAAACACAACACAGCAGCATAAAATTAATGGCAACTGATCTTGACATTTCAATGTTTGCCTCACTTGCTGCAACCGTATTAACAGAAGGAGAAGTAAAAATTTCAGCGCATACTTTACATGACATAGTGAAGAAGTTACCCGCTGATTTGGATGTCAATTTTGAAGTAAATAACCAAGGAAAATTATTGATGTCTTGCGGAAATGCAAACTTTTCTTTACCGAATGTAGTTTCAAGCAGTTTTCCTGCTCTTGAAGAAGACAATTATAAACATGATTTTACTCTACTAAATACGGACCTGATAGACTTATTAACTAAAACAAAATTTGCTGTATCACTAGATGATACAAGGTATAATTTAAATGGAATATATCTACATACAGATGAGCAATTTCTGTACTGCGTTGCAACTGATGGCCATCGTTTATCATGTATAAAGAGGCCAAAGCCTGGGAACATCAATGGCGAATTTGGTGTGATTATTCCACGTAAAACTGTTATGGAGCTGTTAAAAATATTGGACGATTGTAATGAAATTAATGTAAAACTCTCAGACAGAAAAATCAAGTTTACATGCGGTGAATATATTCTAATATCAAAATTAATAGATGGGACTTTTCCAAATTATAAAGCAGTTATTCCAGCATCTCAAGATAAGCATATGATTATTGAAAGTAAAAAATTTTCAGATGTTATAGATCGAGTTTCCGTTGTTGTATCTGATAAAGTAAAATCTATTAAATTCTCACTACAAGAAAAGCTGCTAACTCTGCATTCAAACTCCCAAGAGTGCAGTGATGCAACTGAATCCATAGAAGTGGACTACAATGAAGCCCCTATAGAAATAGGGTTCAACTCGCGTTATTTGCTTGATGTTCTATCTTGCATAAAAAATAAATGTAAGTTTAGCTTAGCCGATGGTAATAGTGCTACAATTATCACTGATGAAGATGATTCAAGTGTATTATATGTAGTGATGCCAATGAGAACTTAA
- a CDS encoding phosphatidylserine decarboxylase yields the protein MCFSLPNINREGYSFIVVSFIVTCIAFSISWGFGVTCLFPTLLCTYFFRDPARAVPNNKDLILSPADGVISKIEEVNYPLSAENGEEKKFTLVSIFLSVLNVHVNRIPISGTIKEMSYKKGKFVSAMSNRSSNENEKQVIVIEYEKGKEIIVEQIAGLIARRIVCNLGVSQNVKAGERFGIIRFGSRVNIYVPADIEVRVSEGQTVIGGETIIANLNKENVQEKLTFDVI from the coding sequence ATGTGTTTTAGTTTACCTAATATAAACAGGGAAGGTTATTCATTTATAGTAGTTTCCTTTATAGTAACGTGTATAGCATTCTCTATATCTTGGGGGTTTGGTGTTACGTGCTTGTTCCCGACATTATTGTGTACTTATTTCTTTCGTGATCCAGCAAGAGCTGTGCCAAACAATAAGGATCTTATATTAAGTCCTGCTGATGGTGTGATTTCAAAAATTGAAGAAGTTAATTATCCTTTATCGGCAGAAAATGGAGAAGAGAAGAAGTTTACGCTTGTTAGCATATTTTTAAGTGTTTTGAACGTCCATGTGAACCGTATACCAATATCTGGTACGATAAAGGAAATGAGTTATAAAAAAGGCAAGTTTGTATCCGCAATGAGCAATAGGTCTAGTAATGAAAATGAAAAGCAGGTTATTGTGATTGAATACGAAAAGGGAAAAGAAATTATTGTGGAGCAAATAGCTGGATTAATTGCACGTCGTATCGTTTGTAATTTAGGAGTATCCCAGAACGTAAAAGCAGGTGAAAGGTTTGGAATTATAAGATTTGGCAGTAGAGTGAATATTTATGTTCCTGCTGATATAGAAGTAAGAGTTTCAGAAGGGCAAACTGTTATTGGTGGTGAAACAATTATAGCAAACTTAAATAAGGAAAACGTTCAAGAGAAGCTTACTTTTGACGTTATATGA
- a CDS encoding glutathione S-transferase family protein yields the protein MILYHFPLCPFSRKVRALLKEKKLSCDLVYENPWEKRNEFMEINPTGQVPVLIDNNFVIADSNAICEYIEETYNSDIKLLGSSTIIKSKIRALINWFDNKFYNEVTKYIMNEKVITNRSPDSRFLHAAQHNLPYHMEYIEHLINKNVWLATDKFTLADITLASHISVMDYVSSFPWEKSKILKEWYSIVKSKPCFREILLERISGLISPKHYADLDF from the coding sequence ATGATTTTATATCATTTTCCTCTTTGTCCATTTTCACGAAAAGTTAGAGCTCTTCTCAAAGAAAAAAAGTTGAGCTGTGATCTAGTGTATGAAAATCCGTGGGAAAAGCGGAATGAATTTATGGAGATCAATCCAACCGGGCAAGTACCAGTATTAATAGATAATAACTTTGTAATAGCGGATAGTAATGCCATTTGTGAATATATAGAAGAAACTTACAATAGCGACATCAAATTACTTGGTTCATCCACTATTATTAAGTCTAAAATACGCGCTCTAATCAATTGGTTCGATAACAAATTTTACAATGAAGTTACTAAGTATATTATGAATGAAAAAGTAATTACTAACCGCAGCCCTGACTCTAGATTTCTTCATGCAGCTCAGCATAACCTGCCTTACCATATGGAATACATCGAACACTTAATTAACAAGAACGTTTGGCTTGCAACTGATAAGTTCACTTTGGCTGATATTACTTTAGCATCGCATATTTCCGTAATGGATTATGTAAGTAGTTTTCCATGGGAAAAAAGTAAAATTTTAAAAGAATGGTACTCCATTGTTAAATCAAAGCCTTGTTTTCGTGAGATATTATTAGAGAGGATTTCTGGTTTAATCTCTCCTAAACATTATGCTGACCTTGATTTTTAA
- a CDS encoding invasion associated locus B family protein, which produces MRSFFIFLIFFSIDAFASVSDVQLKEKYKDWLVYTALEDGEKVCYIVSYPKKKSEHYTTNRKPYVMVSYVDKKADEVSVTSGFQYDKEPVALNIDKKIKYTLPIIQGSFAWAEHTKIDQDLILKMKQGLSMVVNGKTKTVTIDDTYSLLGFQKAYQKMHDLCHTK; this is translated from the coding sequence ATGCGTAGTTTTTTTATATTTCTAATATTTTTTTCGATAGACGCTTTTGCATCAGTTAGTGATGTGCAACTGAAGGAAAAATATAAAGATTGGCTCGTGTATACTGCATTGGAAGATGGAGAGAAAGTATGTTATATTGTATCCTATCCTAAAAAAAAAAGCGAACATTATACAACCAACCGCAAGCCATATGTAATGGTTAGTTATGTTGATAAAAAAGCAGATGAGGTAAGCGTTACCTCTGGTTTTCAGTATGACAAGGAGCCTGTAGCTCTCAATATCGACAAAAAAATTAAATATACATTGCCCATAATACAGGGAAGTTTTGCGTGGGCAGAGCATACAAAAATAGATCAAGATCTCATTCTAAAAATGAAGCAGGGATTATCAATGGTAGTTAATGGAAAAACAAAAACAGTGACCATTGATGATACTTATTCCCTACTTGGTTTTCAAAAAGCGTATCAAAAAATGCATGATTTATGCCATACAAAGTAA
- a CDS encoding O-methyltransferase, whose translation MRNNFSIKLSYIRNLFAKEYKTIEEYCILEKKQHIQIGPEEGKLLSLFIKIHKIKSIVEIGTLYGYSSICMAKALLEDGHIYTIENNPQYSRIAKKNFSAFNLSDKITLIEGNALEKLNELSAKAPFDMIFIDADKGGYPKYLDWAESYIKQDGLIVADNTLLFNTVFLESPPKEVSEKSWHAMREFNNRLSDEKKYFSILIPTDEGMTVALKLT comes from the coding sequence ATGCGTAATAATTTTAGTATAAAATTGTCATACATAAGAAATCTATTTGCAAAAGAATATAAAACAATAGAAGAATATTGTATTCTTGAAAAAAAGCAACATATTCAGATCGGCCCTGAAGAAGGAAAGCTATTAAGTTTATTTATAAAAATCCATAAAATCAAAAGTATTGTTGAGATTGGCACGTTATACGGTTATTCGTCGATTTGCATGGCAAAAGCTCTACTGGAAGATGGTCACATATATACAATAGAAAATAACCCTCAATACTCAAGAATAGCAAAAAAAAATTTTAGTGCTTTTAATCTGAGTGATAAAATTACTCTAATAGAAGGCAATGCATTGGAAAAACTTAATGAATTATCAGCAAAAGCACCATTTGACATGATATTTATCGATGCTGATAAAGGTGGTTATCCTAAATATTTAGATTGGGCAGAGTCATACATTAAACAAGATGGGCTAATCGTTGCAGATAACACTCTATTGTTTAACACAGTATTTTTAGAATCGCCTCCAAAAGAAGTATCAGAAAAATCATGGCATGCTATGAGGGAGTTTAATAATAGATTATCAGATGAAAAAAAATATTTCTCTATATTGATTCCAACTGATGAAGGAATGACTGTAGCTTTAAAGCTAACATAA
- the truA gene encoding tRNA pseudouridine(38-40) synthase TruA, translating to MRYKITVEYNGSSFSGWQKQQHSANSIQEKIENAIFNFSGEKIALYCGGRTDAGVHALGQVAHFDMEKEFELYRIRNAINYHLKSIPIVVLNVEVVDDAFHARFSAKKRYYEYRIVNRYAPAALETGYVWQVFSPLDVNIMREAAKHLLGKHDLSSFRSKDCHAANPIRTIDDIDIVQNGNHIHIKISAISFLHNQVRIIAGTLVEFGKNRTNPQEMLHILSQCKRSAAGVTAPPFGLYLVKIDY from the coding sequence GTGCGATACAAAATAACGGTAGAATATAATGGTAGTAGTTTCTCTGGTTGGCAAAAACAGCAACACTCTGCTAACTCAATCCAGGAGAAGATAGAAAATGCTATATTTAATTTTAGTGGTGAGAAAATTGCCTTGTACTGTGGTGGCAGGACTGATGCAGGGGTTCATGCTTTAGGACAAGTTGCTCATTTTGATATGGAAAAGGAATTTGAGCTTTATAGAATAAGAAACGCAATAAATTATCATTTAAAATCAATTCCTATAGTCGTGCTCAATGTAGAAGTTGTAGATGATGCGTTTCACGCACGGTTTTCAGCAAAAAAAAGATATTACGAATACAGAATAGTTAATCGCTATGCTCCTGCCGCTCTGGAGACAGGTTATGTATGGCAAGTGTTTAGTCCACTTGATGTAAATATTATGCGTGAAGCTGCTAAACATCTACTTGGAAAACATGACCTTTCAAGTTTCCGTTCAAAAGATTGTCACGCCGCAAATCCGATAAGAACAATTGATGATATCGATATAGTACAAAACGGGAATCATATACACATCAAAATATCTGCTATTTCCTTTTTACATAACCAAGTGAGGATTATTGCGGGTACTTTAGTTGAATTTGGAAAAAATAGAACCAATCCGCAAGAAATGCTACATATATTAAGCCAATGCAAAAGAAGTGCTGCTGGGGTTACCGCGCCGCCTTTTGGCTTGTATTTGGTAAAGATAGATTACTAA
- a CDS encoding P44/Msp2 family outer membrane protein, with amino-acid sequence MHYKKFFSAAALATLLSLSNSAFSDPVGPISDEETSYYVRLQYNGEFVPLFTDIGGIKHTAGKEKNSPLKPSFIAGGGAFGYKMDDIRVDVEGLYSWLNKDADVVDSTVADNLTAISGLVNVYYDVAIEDMPITPYIGVGVGAAHISTPLKTAVDNQTYKFGFAGQVKAGVSYDVTPEIKLYAGARYFGSFGANFDKDAITGKDKGEHKVLYSTVGAEAGVAFNF; translated from the coding sequence ATGCATTATAAAAAGTTTTTTTCAGCAGCCGCTTTAGCAACGTTGCTAAGTTTATCAAACTCTGCTTTTTCAGATCCTGTTGGTCCAATAAGTGATGAAGAAACTAGCTACTACGTTCGTTTGCAATACAATGGTGAATTTGTACCTCTTTTCACAGACATTGGAGGTATTAAACATACCGCAGGTAAAGAAAAGAATAGTCCCTTAAAACCATCTTTTATAGCTGGCGGTGGTGCGTTTGGTTATAAAATGGACGACATCAGGGTTGACGTTGAAGGACTTTACTCATGGTTGAATAAAGATGCAGATGTAGTAGATAGTACAGTTGCAGATAATTTAACAGCAATTTCAGGACTAGTTAACGTTTATTACGATGTAGCAATTGAAGATATGCCTATCACTCCATACATTGGTGTTGGTGTTGGTGCAGCACATATTAGCACTCCTTTAAAGACAGCCGTGGATAATCAAACCTATAAATTTGGTTTTGCTGGTCAAGTAAAAGCTGGTGTTAGTTATGATGTAACTCCAGAAATTAAACTCTACGCTGGGGCTCGTTATTTCGGTTCTTTTGGTGCTAATTTTGATAAAGATGCTATTACAGGCAAAGACAAAGGGGAACACAAAGTTCTTTACAGCACTGTTGGTGCAGAAGCTGGAGTAGCGTTTAATTTCTAG
- a CDS encoding CDP-alcohol phosphatidyltransferase family protein — MNNDGSNSRFLPITKLFPNFITLLGLCSGLTSLKFTFNEQWEFSVIFIIIAAIIDGMDGRIARILKSTSDFGAQLDSFADFLNFGAAPAFLLYFWKLNEIKVIGWILVMIYVICISIRLARFNVSLHSEQSHWEKFFFSGIPAPVCALLSLLPIIITFQSHESEYLLLIERFFNTRNVACYFLAISFFSISHIPTFSAKYIYIPKSLSYIFVSFFGVLIVFFISKPWITLPILGIVYTLTIPISIGFYIYFTYKTR, encoded by the coding sequence ATGAATAACGATGGAAGTAACAGTAGATTCTTACCTATTACTAAATTATTCCCAAACTTTATAACTTTATTGGGTTTATGTTCTGGTCTCACTTCACTTAAATTTACATTTAATGAACAATGGGAATTCTCAGTAATTTTTATCATCATTGCAGCAATAATAGATGGAATGGATGGCAGAATAGCTAGAATTCTAAAATCAACTAGCGATTTTGGAGCCCAGCTTGATTCTTTTGCAGATTTTCTAAATTTTGGTGCAGCGCCTGCATTTCTTTTGTATTTTTGGAAGCTAAACGAAATCAAAGTCATAGGTTGGATTTTAGTAATGATATATGTAATCTGCATATCAATAAGACTTGCAAGATTTAATGTTTCGCTACACTCAGAACAATCACACTGGGAAAAATTTTTCTTTTCTGGTATTCCAGCTCCAGTGTGTGCTTTACTTTCTTTGTTACCAATAATTATTACCTTTCAATCTCATGAGAGTGAATACTTACTTCTCATAGAGCGATTTTTTAACACAAGAAACGTAGCTTGTTACTTTCTGGCCATTTCATTTTTTTCGATAAGTCACATTCCAACTTTCTCTGCAAAATATATTTATATTCCCAAAAGCCTATCCTATATATTTGTGTCATTTTTTGGAGTACTTATTGTATTTTTCATCAGTAAGCCCTGGATAACTCTACCAATTTTAGGTATAGTGTATACACTTACTATTCCAATAAGCATCGGGTTTTACATATATTTTACATATAAAACTCGTTAG
- the recA gene encoding recombinase RecA, which yields MASNPEERNSDKQKALDNAISQIEKAFGKGAIMKLKQNPVEKIDTISTGSIALDSALGVGGLPKGRIIEIFGPESSGKTTLALHVIAEAQKKGGSCAFIDAEHALDVLYARKLGVSTDDLVISQPDTGEQALHIVEYLVCSGAVDVIVIDSVAALTPRAEIEGDMGDQHMGLQARLLSHGLRKLTSAVSKANCILIFINQIRMKIGVVYGNPETTTGGNALKFYTSVRLDIRKIGVIKDKENITGNETRVKVVKNKVAPPFREAKFDIMYNEGISKLGEIIDMGAKLGVLEKAGAYYSYNNTRLGQGRENVKTYLKTNKEVANEIETKIRDLLRNHDNSIIIDEDSEQLLEESVF from the coding sequence ATGGCAAGTAACCCAGAAGAAAGAAATAGTGATAAACAAAAAGCGCTAGATAACGCAATAAGCCAGATTGAAAAAGCATTCGGTAAAGGTGCAATAATGAAGTTGAAGCAAAACCCTGTAGAAAAAATAGACACAATATCCACAGGATCAATTGCGCTTGATTCGGCTCTAGGTGTTGGAGGTCTGCCAAAAGGGCGTATAATTGAAATATTTGGTCCCGAGAGTTCTGGTAAAACCACTCTTGCCTTGCACGTGATTGCTGAAGCACAAAAAAAAGGAGGATCATGCGCATTTATCGATGCAGAACATGCATTGGATGTCTTATATGCTCGTAAACTTGGGGTAAGCACTGATGATTTAGTAATTTCACAACCAGACACTGGAGAGCAGGCGTTGCATATTGTTGAGTATTTAGTGTGTTCCGGTGCGGTTGATGTGATAGTTATTGACTCTGTTGCAGCGTTAACCCCAAGAGCTGAAATTGAAGGTGATATGGGTGATCAACATATGGGGCTGCAAGCAAGGCTTCTAAGTCACGGGCTACGAAAGCTAACCTCTGCCGTTTCAAAAGCGAACTGTATATTGATATTTATTAATCAAATTCGTATGAAAATAGGAGTAGTGTATGGAAATCCTGAAACTACCACGGGTGGAAATGCATTAAAATTCTATACTTCTGTAAGGCTTGATATAAGAAAAATTGGTGTAATAAAAGACAAAGAAAATATTACAGGCAATGAAACAAGAGTTAAAGTTGTAAAAAATAAAGTTGCTCCTCCATTTAGAGAAGCGAAATTTGATATAATGTACAATGAAGGTATATCAAAACTCGGAGAAATAATAGATATGGGAGCAAAGCTTGGTGTGCTTGAAAAAGCAGGCGCTTACTATTCATATAACAACACACGTCTTGGGCAAGGAAGAGAGAATGTAAAAACTTACCTAAAAACAAACAAAGAAGTCGCAAATGAAATAGAAACGAAAATCAGAGATTTACTCAGAAATCATGATAATTCTATCATAATAGACGAGGATAGTGAGCAACTTTTAGAAGAATCAGTTTTCTGA
- a CDS encoding YbaB/EbfC family nucleoid-associated protein codes for MKQAQEMQKKFAEAQEKYIGKEFQGISGGGKVSILVEVIKIGSYKAKKVNIDLELMRNEEKDIVEDLVTAAFNDAVKKAEEDMANATSDLAGMMGLPPGFKLPF; via the coding sequence ATGAAACAAGCGCAAGAGATGCAAAAAAAGTTTGCAGAAGCTCAAGAAAAATATATTGGAAAAGAGTTTCAAGGTATTTCTGGTGGTGGCAAAGTTTCTATATTAGTGGAAGTCATAAAAATAGGTAGCTATAAAGCTAAAAAGGTGAACATAGACTTAGAACTTATGAGAAATGAGGAAAAAGATATAGTAGAGGATTTAGTAACAGCAGCGTTTAATGATGCCGTTAAAAAAGCAGAAGAAGATATGGCAAATGCAACTTCTGATCTTGCAGGTATGATGGGTTTACCACCTGGATTTAAACTTCCTTTTTGA